CGCGTACCACGAGGGCGGACACGCCCTGGTCGCGGCGGCCTCGCCCAACTCCGACCCGGTCCACAAGATCACGATCCTGTCCCGCGGCCGCGCCCTCGGTTACACGATGGTGCTGCCCGACGAGGACAAGTACTCGACCACGCGCAACGAGATGCTCGACCAGCTGGCCTACATGCTGGGCGGCCGCGCGGCCGAGGAGCTGGTCTTCCACGACCCGACCACCGGCGCCGCCAACGACATCGAGAAGGCCACCAACCTGGCCCGCGCGATGGTCACGCAGTACGGCATGACGGAGCGTCTGGGCGCCATCAAGTTCGGCGGCGACAACAGCGAGCCGTTCCTCGGACGTGAGATGGCTCACCAGCGCGACTACTCCGAGGAAGTCGCCGCGCTGGTCGACGAAGAGGTCAAGAAGCTCATCGAGACCGCGCACAACGAGGCGTGGGAGATCCTCGTCGAGAACCGCGACGTCCTCGACAACCTGGTCCTGGCCCTCCTGGAGAAGGAGACCCTGGGCAAGGAGGAGATCGCCGAGGTCTTCGCCCCGATCGTGAAGCGGCCGCCGCGTCCCGCGTGGACCGGCTCCTCCCGCCGTACGCCGTCCACGCGTCCGCCGGTGCTCTCCCCGAAGGAGCTCGCACTGACGAACGGCGCCAACGGCGCGACGGCGGCGATCACCGCGAAGAGCTCCGCGACGGAGCCCGCCCCGGCAGCCGAACCGGCCACCCCGGAGGACCGTCCCGAAGTCTGACCCCGGGCCGCAACCGCGGCCCCACCAGGCCCGGAATGGATGCCGCGCCACCCTGGTTCTAGCCTGGGGGGCGCGGCATCGACGTATGCGCACAGACAGGACGCTGTTCACCACGCGTCAAGCACAGGAACGAGGCACCACATGACCGACCCCGTGACGCTGGACGGCGAGGGCACGATCGGCGAGTTCGACGAGAAGCGCGCCGAGAACGCCGTACGCGAACTCCTGATCGCGGTCGGCGAGGACCCGGACCGCGAAGGGCTCAGGGAGACGCCGGCGCGGGTGGCGCGGGCGTACAAGGAGATCTTCGCGGGGCTGTGGCAGAAGCCCGAGGACGTGCTCACGACGACGTTCGACATCGGGCACGACGAGATGGTGCTCGTGAAGGACATCGAGGTGTACTCGACCTGTGAGCATCATCTGGTGCCGTTCAGGGGCGTCGCCCACGTCGGGTACATCCCTGCCACCTCCGGGAAGATCACGGGGTTGTCGAAGCTGGCCCGGCTCGTGGACGTCTACGCTCGCCGGCCGCAGGTGCAGGAACGACTCACCACGCAGATCGCGGACTCCCTGATGGAGATACTGGAGCCGCGCGGCGTGATCGTGGTCGTGGAGTGCGAGCACATGTGCATGTCGATGCGGGGCATCCGCAAGCCCGGCGCCAAGACCATCACGTCGGCGGTGCGGGGCCAGCTGCGGGACGCGGCGACGCGGAACGAGGCGATGAGCCTGATCATGGCTCGCTGAGGTCAGGGCCGACGACGGGCGCCGGCGCGGGCGTCGCGATGCGGCCGGAGCCGTGTGCTCACGCCGCCGGAGCCGTGCCCGCGCCGTTGTGTTCGTCGTCTTCCGGGAGTTTGCAGACGTGCTCCAGGAAGATGGCCGCCGCGATGACGGCGATGCCCGCCACGACCGAGCAGCCGGCGTAGATGGCCTGGTCGCGGCGGGCCGGGATGTCGAGGGACTCCAGCAGGAAGACGCCCACGCCGCCGTACACACCGGCGACCAGGGCGGCGACCAGGGCGCTGGCCTGGCCGAACAC
This region of Streptomyces chromofuscus genomic DNA includes:
- the folE gene encoding GTP cyclohydrolase I FolE, which encodes MTDPVTLDGEGTIGEFDEKRAENAVRELLIAVGEDPDREGLRETPARVARAYKEIFAGLWQKPEDVLTTTFDIGHDEMVLVKDIEVYSTCEHHLVPFRGVAHVGYIPATSGKITGLSKLARLVDVYARRPQVQERLTTQIADSLMEILEPRGVIVVVECEHMCMSMRGIRKPGAKTITSAVRGQLRDAATRNEAMSLIMAR